In one Spirosoma rigui genomic region, the following are encoded:
- a CDS encoding response regulator — MKILVVEDEPKTLHAIQQGLEESQFEVDIAYDGLIAKRLALKTNYSLIITDVILPGLNGFELVRELRQSGLSTPVLLLTALGETEDKISGFDAGADQYLTKPFQFAELLARVRSLTKRGTMVSMTAQKLRFAGLEMNLDAKSVSRDGQPIDLTAREFALLEYLMRNQGRVLSKPDIAEHVWDLNFDTGTNVVEVYINYLRKKIDKDFPQKLIHTQFGMGYVLKEE, encoded by the coding sequence ATGAAGATACTAGTCGTTGAAGATGAGCCTAAAACATTGCACGCCATTCAACAGGGGCTTGAAGAGAGCCAATTTGAGGTAGATATTGCCTACGATGGCCTGATCGCCAAACGGCTGGCGTTGAAAACGAATTATTCGCTCATCATTACCGATGTTATTTTACCGGGACTGAATGGGTTCGAACTGGTACGCGAGCTGCGGCAAAGCGGTTTGTCAACGCCGGTCCTGCTACTGACTGCCCTGGGCGAAACCGAGGATAAAATCAGTGGATTCGACGCCGGAGCCGATCAGTACCTGACCAAGCCATTCCAGTTTGCCGAACTGCTGGCGCGGGTACGGTCGCTGACGAAGCGTGGAACGATGGTGTCGATGACGGCGCAGAAGCTGCGGTTTGCGGGGCTGGAAATGAACCTCGATGCCAAAAGTGTGAGCCGCGATGGGCAGCCTATTGACCTGACCGCCCGCGAGTTTGCCCTGCTCGAATACCTCATGCGCAACCAGGGCCGGGTCCTGTCCAAACCCGATATTGCGGAGCATGTCTGGGATTTGAACTTCGATACGGGTACCAACGTCGTGGAAGTATACATCAACTACCTCCGGAAAAAAATCGACAAGGATTTCCCCCAAAAACTGATTCACACTCAGTTTGGGATGGGTTATGTCCTAAAAGAGGAGTGA